One genomic window of Anopheles stephensi strain Indian unplaced genomic scaffold, UCI_ANSTEP_V1.0 ucontig283, whole genome shotgun sequence includes the following:
- the LOC118516380 gene encoding brachyurin-like — MMAGSGTLTLIVATAAVLLAVGGLAVEGARFKGTIDWSRVRPLNEFPHIAARVSQLKQAPLRDGGFKGPSARIVGGSIATAGQIPYQVAVLSDLESGQALCGGVLLSSNYVLTAGVCVENTSGGVIVLGALNLQNEAEAGQVRVTYAAGDVRLHEEFLGVIFRNNIAVIRLSESVTFSDRIQPVRIPAATDSRTFAGMLATVSGFGRTSDSSTSFSDVLRYVRNPIMTNADCHDTAWGGLIDGQKMCLHYMEARAPCDGDVGGPMTVVDGGSTLLVGLYSFGSVLGCESDWPAVFVRLTFYRQWIVANTDV, encoded by the exons ATGATGGCAGGGTCGGGTACATTGACGCTGATAGTGGCAACGGCGGCTGTCTTGCTTGCTGTTGGAGGGCTGGCTGTTGAAGGAGCCCGCTTCAAGGGAACGATCGATTGGAGCCGTGTGAGACCTTTGAATGAATTTCCTCACATTGCGGCACGCGTGAGCCAGCTGAAGCAAGCACCGCTACGGGATGGTGGATTCAAAGGACCTTCGGCGCGCATCGTTGGTGGATCGATTGCTACTGCTGGACAGATCCCTTACCAG GTTGCCGTACTCTCCGACTTAGAATCGGGACAGGCCCTGTGCGGAGGTGTCCTGCTGTCCAGCAACTACGTCCTAACGGCCGGTGTCTGTGTCGAGAATACGTCCGGTGGTGTGATCGTGCTCGGTGCACTCAATCTGCAGAACGAGGCAGAAGCGGGCCAGGTCCGGGTCACGTACGCTGCCGGTGACGTTCGGCTGCACGAAGAATTCTTGGGTGTAATCTTCCGCAACAATATCGCCGTCATTCGGTTGTCCGAGTCGGTTACGTTCAGTGATCGCATTCAACCGGTGCGCATACCGGCAGCTACCGACAGCCGTACCTTTGCCGGTATGTTGGCGACGGTGAGCGGGTTCGGCCGTACGTCTGACTCGAGCACCTCCTTCTCGGATGTGCTGCGGTACGTGCGCAATCCCATCATGACCAATGCCGACTGTCACGATACGGCCTGGGGTGGACTGATCGATGGACAGAAGATGTGCCTGCACTACATGGAAGCTCGTGCCCCGTGCGATGGGGATGTCGGTGGCCCGATGACGGTGGTTGATGGTGGCAGTACGCTGCTGGTTGGACTGTACTCGTTCGGGTCGGTGTTGGGTTGTGAAAGTGATTGGCCAGCAGTGTTCGTGCGGCTTACCTTCTACCGTCAGTGGATCGTCGCCAACACGGATGTGTAA